A window from Brachyhypopomus gauderio isolate BG-103 chromosome 6, BGAUD_0.2, whole genome shotgun sequence encodes these proteins:
- the LOC143516312 gene encoding uncharacterized protein LOC143516312, translated as MRKRLQNASIVCQEKDTKKLTEELSATTKELQLLRHQLKVMRRSIEKKAVPVKQTKTRVRVTAQNKPCEKPAEQEADADAEVEMQAEQVQPADTENFPDHVPQLNEILESYQYHQEGPDPSYRLQNNVKSKIYRIKRFIAYIAVGQSHLHEFTFLDNAPRIREWVRSLMKEKVVPSTRTLRQKCSPIYGLHKGYTTPHLPP; from the exons atgaggaagaggttgCAGAATGCGTCCATTGTGTGTCAAGAAAAGGACACAAAGAAACTGACTGAAGAGCTGTCAGCTACAACGAAGGAGCTCCAGCTGCTACGGCACCAGCTGAAAGTTATGCGCAGAAGCATAGAAAAGAAAGCAGTGCcagtcaaacaaacaaaaacaagggtTAGGGTGACAGCCCAAAACAAACCATGT GAGAAACCAGCAGAGCAGGAGGCAGATGCAGACGCAGAGGTGGAGATGCAGGCAGAGCAGGTGCAGCCTGCTGACACAGAAAACTTTCCCGACCATGTGCCTCAGCTCA ATGAAATTCTGGAGAGCTACCAGTATCACCAGGAGGGGCCTGACCCTTCCTATAGGCTCCAGAATAACGTGAAAAGTAAAATATACCGCATAAAGCGGTTCATTGCTTACATAGCTGTGGGCCAAAGCCACTTACACGAGTTCACCTTCCTGGACAATGCTCCAAGGATTAGGGA ATGGGTCAGAAGCTTGATGAAAGAAAAAGTTGTGCCTAGCACACGAACACTACGTCAAAAATGTAGCCCAATTTATGGGCTACATAAAGGAtacaccaccccccacctgcCGCCTTAA